The following DNA comes from Serpentinimonas raichei.
CCGCGCTTGAGCCCTTCTTCGCCCAGGTAGGCACCCCAGGCCCAGGCGGCCACCATCAGGTGCACCGTGTTGCCTTTGGGGCTGACGCCGAGCTTTTCGCTGCCGATCCAGGTGAGCGGGCGCAAGTAGCCGCTTTTGAGGCCGTTGGCGCGGATGACCTCGCACTGCGCGGCGTTGACCTGTTCTGGCGTGTAGGGGATTTTCATGCGCAAAATCTTGGCGCTGTTAAAGAGCCGCTCGGTGTGCTCTTGCAGCCTGAAGATGGCGGTGCCGTTGGCGGTGGCGTAGGCGCGCACGCCCTCGAAGGCGCCGCAGCCGTAGTGCAGGGTGTGGGTGAGGACGTGTACGCGGGCGTCGCGCCAGTCGATCAACTGGCCGTCCATCCAGATTTTGCCGTCGCGGTCGGATAAGGGCAGGGCTGCGGTCATGGTCGAGGGTCCCGTAGGGGTTTTGAGGTCGAGGGCGTGCACACGTGGAGCGCCCCAAGCGATGTATTGACGAACAGGATATTTTACGTGCTGTCAAATCTTGAAAAATTTGTTCGATTGCCCTAAAGTTTGGCCCACGGGCGCCGATGATGGTTGGGAAGGCCCTCATTCCGCTCGGCCTTAGCCTTGTGTTGGAGTCTGCCATGTTAAACATCTCATCTGTCGCCGTTGCGCCTGTGCCTGCCCAAGGGCCGGTGGCGGCGCGTGTGCAGCCTGCAACACCAGCCCGCGCCAGCGAACACGTGTCGCCGCGCAACCAAGGGGTGGCTGCCCCGGTGGCGCCGGCGGGCGAGGGCTCGCGCACCCAAGCGGTCTATGCCCCACCCGCGCAGCCCCCGGTGAACCCGACCGACCAGGCGCTGCGCGCCAATATGTACGACAACGCCGGGGCGCCAGAGCGTTTTAACGCCCAATCCCAAGCCGATTTGGCGGCTTCTGTGTTGGCGCAGCGCCAAGCCCTGGAGTCGGCCCCCAGCCTGCAAGGGCTGGAGCAAGAGCGCATCGAGCGCGCCCGCCAAGAGCGCCAAGAGCGCCAGGTGCAAAACCCAGAGGCGCAGTTGCCGCCGTCGCAGCGCAACCCGGTCGATGTGGCACTGGACAACCAAATCCGCGATCTGCTGCCCAATGTCTGGAGCGCCAGCCGCTTTGCCGCCGACCAGTTGATAGGCGATGAGGCGCGCGAGGCGGCGCAGCGGCGCGCCGATCTGATTGCGCCGGCGCAGCCCACTCCCATTGAGCGCGCCCTTGAGGCGGCTGCCGAGAGTTACCAGACCACCTCGTCGCTGCCTTTGCCACCGAGCGCCGGGGTGAATGTGGATCGGCTGATCTAAGGTAGGCGGCTTAGATCCGGTGCCGCACGGCTCCGGCGCTTTGCAGGCGCTCCAGCAGCGCCGGGGCGATGCGCTTGAGCGGCAGCACCTCGCTGGCAGCACCGTGCTGGATGGCCACCTTGGGCATGCCAAAGACCACGCAACTGGCTTCGTCTTGCACGATGTTGTGGCTGCCGGCGTCGAGCATTTCTTTCATGGCCGCACCGCCGTCGCCGCCCATGCCGGTGAGCATGACGCCGATGGCGTTGGGGCCGAGCACGCGCGCGCACGATTTGAACAGCACCTCGACCGAGGGCTTGTGGCGGTTCACCGGCGGCGAGTCATCGACCACCGCCACATAGTTGGCGCCGCTGCGCGCAATTGAAAACTGCTTGCCGCCTGGGGCGATGTAAGCGTGCCCGGGCAGGATGCGCTGCCCATCAACGGCCTCTTGTACGCGGATGCGGCACAGCGAATCGAGCCGCGCCGCAAAGCTGGTGGTAAAGCCCGGCGGCATGTGCTGCGTGATGACGATGCCGGGCGCATCGGCCGGCAGTTCGACCAAAATTTCTTTGATGGCTTCGGTGCCGCCGGTGGAGGCGCCGATGCAGATGATTTTTTCGGTCGAGAGGCGGCCTAGGCTGCTAGGGCGCGGGGCGCCGCTGGCCGTTTCGGGTGCGCGCGCCAAGGTGGGCGTTACCGCAGCGATGTGGCGCGATACGCGGGCCTGGCTGGCAATGCGGATTTTGTCCACGATCTCTTCGCCCAAGGCCTTGAGGCCGCTGCTTACCCCAATGCGCGGTTTGGCCACAAAATCGACCGCCCCCATTTCGAGCGCGCGCAAGGTGGTGTCGGCCCCTTGCTCGGTGAGCGTGGAGACCATGACCACCGGCATTGGGCGCAGCTTCATGAGGCGCGAGAGGAACTCCAGCCCGTCCATTTTGGGCATTTCCACGTCGAGCGTGATCACGTCCGGGTTGAGCTCGCGGATCATTTCGCGCGCCTGCAGCGGGTCGTTGGCGGCGCCTATGCACTGCATATCGCTTTGCTGGTTGATGATCTCGCTCAGCAGGCTGCGCACCAAGGCCGAGTCATCGACCACCACCACTTTGATTTTTGCCATGGGATAAGCAATCAAAACAAATCGACCGAGCCACCGGCCGTGGACTGCACCACCTTGGTGGCCATGCCCTGGCGCTCTTGGGCTTCTAGGGTGTCGGGGTGGGCGTGCGCCAGCCGCTTGACCATGGCCTTGCCACTGACCGGGAAAAACACCACCTTGCGCGGGTAGATGTCGAGCACGTCTTTGGAGACCACCGGAATGCGCTCGGTGGCCAGATAGTCGAGCACGAACTTGGTGTTGCGCTCGCCCACGTTCATGGTGGTAAAGCCCGCAATCACGGCGCCGCCGCCAAACACCTTGGCTTGCATGTACTCGCGCGAAGAGCCTTGCTTGACCAGTTCGTTGATGAGCAGTTCCATGGCGTAGGAGCCGTAGCGGCCCGAGCTGTCGGCGCCACCGTCGGGCAGCATGAAGTGGTTCATGCCCCCGATGCGCAGGCGCGAGTCCCAGATGCAGGCGGCGATGCAGGAGCCGAGCACGGTCATGATGACCAGGTCTTCGTTGGCCACGAAATACTCGCCCGGCAGCACCTTGGCGGCGTTGTACTTGAAGTGCTGGTCGTGAAAGAAAAACGACGCCTCACCCGGTCGGCGGGGGCGGGTTTTGAGGGTCTGCAGGTGTTCGAGGCTGCGGTGCATGGGATGACGTCAGACTTTTTCGTAGATGGTTTTGCCGCGCAAGGCAAAAAGCGTCTTCACGTCGCTGAAGTTTTCGGCGTGTCCGACAAACAAGGCGCCGCCGGGCTTGAGGAGGCGGTGCATGCGCGCGAGCACCTGGCGCTGGGTGGCGTGATCGAAATAGATCATGACGTTGCGGCAAAATACCACGTCAAAGCTCTCGCGCAGGCTCCAGTTGTCTTCGATCAGGTTCAGGGTGAAGAACTCGATGTGGCGCTGCAACTCGGGGCGCACCCGCGCCAGTCCGGCGTTGTCGCCTTTGCCCTTGAGGAAGTACTTTTGCAACTGCGTCTGGCTGAGGTTTTTTAGGCCTTCGAGCTTGTACACCCCACGCGCGCCCGTGGCCAGCACCTTGGTGTCGATGTCGCTGGCCCAGATCCGGAAACGCCCATCCAAGCCGAGCGCATCGGCCAAGGTGATGGCGATCGAGTAGGGCTCCTCGCCGGTGGAGGCGGCCGAGCACCAGATTTTCCAGTCGTGCCCCGGGGGGGCGGCGCGCACCAAGCGTGCCAGCTCTTCGAAGTGGTGGTTTTCGCGGAAAAACGAGGTTAAGTTGGTGGTGAGCGCGTTGACGAAGGCCTGCCATTCGTCGGCATCGCCTTGGCTCTCGAGCCACTGCAAGTAATCAGAAAAACTGCGGTGGCGCGTCTCGCGCAGGCGGCGTGAGATGCGGCTGTAGACCATGGCCTGCTTGCCATCGTGCAGGCTGATGCCGGCGTGGCGGTAGATCAGGTCTTTGATGCGGCGAAAGTCGGACTCGGTCCAGGCGAATTCCCGACTTTGTACGGCCTCGGCTTGGTCTTGCATGTCGCTGTGTAGGGGCTGGGGTATGGGTTTGGATGGGCTTTAGGCCTGGCGCGAGCGCCGCACCAAGGCCGAGGTGTCAAGGATCAGCGAGACCCGGCCGTCGCCCAAAATGGTGGCGCCCGATACGTTGGGCACTTTTTTGTAGTTCGACTCCAGGTTTTTGATCACCACCTGCTGCTGCCCAAGCAGTTCATCGACCATCAGGGCCACGCGCGCCCCGTCGGACTCGACCACCACCATGATGGAGTTGGCCGATTCGTCGGCGCGTGGGCGCGGCACGCCAAAGGTGCGGTCGGTTTTGATCACCGGCATGTACTCTTCGCGCACCTTGACCAGTTGCGAGTTTTGCGCCACCGTGTTGATGGTGTTGGACTCGACTTGGAACGATTCCACCACCGACGACAGCGGCAGGATGTAGACCTCGTCGGAGACGCGCACCGTCATGCCGTCCATGATGGCCAGCGTGAGCGGCAGCCGCACCTTGACGCTCATGCCAAAGCCCTCGGCCGAATCGAGCTCGACCGTGCCGCCCAGGGATGAGATGTTTTTCATCACCACGTCCATGCCGACGCCGCGGCCCGAGACGTCGGTGACCACGTCGGCAGTGGAAAATCCGGGCGCGAAAATCAGCTGCCAGACTTCCTGGTCGCTCATGTCGTCGGGGGCGTGGATGCCTTTGGCGCGCGCTTTTTCGATCAGCTTGGGGCGCGACAGGCCCTTGCCGTCGTCGCGCACCTCAATCAGGATCGAGCCGCCCTGGTGCGCCGCGCTCAGGGTGATGGTGCCGGTTTCGGGCTTGCCACGCGCCACGCGATCGGCCGGCAGCTCGATGCCGTGGTCGCAACTGTTGCGAATGAGGTGGGTGAGGGGGTCGGTGATTTTCTCGATCAGGCCCTTGTCGAGTTCGGTGGCTTCGCCTTGGGTGACGAGTTCGACCTTTTTGCCCAGCTTGCTGGCAAGGTCACGCAACATGCGCGGGAAGCGGCTAAAGACGACCGACATCGGGATCATGCGGATCGACATGATCGATTCTTGCAAGTCGCGCGTGTTGCGTTCCAAGTCGGCCAAGCCGGCCAGCAGCTGCTGGTTGAGCGTGGAGTCGAGGGCGCGGCTGTTTTGCGCCAGCATGGCTTGGGTGATGACGAGCTCGCCGACTTGGTTGATGAGCTGGTCGATCTTGCTGACCGAGACGCGCAGCGTGGTGGCCTCGGGCTGGGCGGCGGCAGCGGCGGCAGCCACTGGGCGGGTGGATTTGGCCGCTTCGGCAGGCTTGGAACCGGGTTCGGTGGCGGCAGCGCCGGTATTTGGCCCCTCGTGCAGCAGCTCCTGGGCGTGGCTTTGCGGCGTGACCCGGTTGCCTAGGGCGCCGGCAAACAGGCCGTAGCCCTGCACCAGGTCGGGTTCGGGCACTACGGTTCCGCTGGCCGTGACGCTGCTGCCCGGCACCGGGCTGCCCGGTGCGCCGGCAAACAGGCCGTAGCCCTGCTCGATCACGTCGCTGGGGGTGTCGGGGGCGGCAGCGGCTGGGCTGGCGGCTTGCAGGCGGATGGCGTCTTTGGCGACGTGGAAGGCGAACAGGTCGAGCAGCTCGGCGTCGCTGCTGGTGGTGTGGATGTCGTAGATGCGGCAGCCGCCCTCGTCGCGCTCGGCGGTGATGTGGCCTAGGCCCACGATGTCGCGGAATAAATCTTTGATGGGGTCGGCTTGGGCGGTGTCGCTCAAGGGGCCGATGCGGGCTTGCAAGCTGCGCTCGACGCCGGCAGCCGAGGCAGCCGGCATGCCGCCGAAGGACGCCGGTGCGGGGGCTGGTGCAGGGGCTGGTGCGGGGGCTGGTGCGGGGGCTGGTGCGGGGGCTGGTGCGGGGGCTGGTGCGGGGGCTGGTGCGGGGGCTGGTGCAGGGGCTGCCGCAACCGGTGCCGCGCCGCTGGCCAGCACGCGGATGCGCTGCACCAAGCCAGCGGTTTCGGGTACCGCGGCGCTCGAGCCTTGATGCCGGGCCAGCAGGCCCTTGAGGGCGTCGGACGATTCCAGCAGCACATCGACCATGGGCGCTGTGGGCTTGAGCTCGTGGCGGCGCAATTTGTCGAGCAGGCCCTCCATTTGGTGCGTGAGCTCGGCCACGTCTTCGAAACCAAAGGTGGCGGCACCGCCCTTGATCGAGTGGGCGCAGCGAAAGATCGCATTGAGCTCTTCGTCATCGACCGTTTCAAGGTCGAGGTTGAGCAGTTGCTGCTCCATCTGTTCTAGGTTCTCACCGGCTTCTTCAAAGAAGATCTGGTAGAACTGGGTCAGGTCGAAGCCGTCGTTTTTCGCGTCTGCCATGGTCGGTCGAGTCTCGTTCGGGGCGGAAAAAGTGGGGAAGGCGGTGCGAAGCCAGCGCGCAGGGGTCAGACGATCACTTTGCGGATGACCTCGATCAGGCGTGCCGGGTCAAAAGGTTTGACCAACCAGCCGGTGGCTCCGGCAGCGCGCCCAGCCTGCTTCATCTGGTCGCTCGATTCGGTGGTGAGGATGAGGATGGGGGTCTGCTTGAAATGGGGGTGCTCGCGCAGCTTGCGCGTCAGGCCGATGCCATCGAGGCGCGGCATGTTCTGGTCGGTGAGCACGAGGTCGAACGGTTGTTTTTCGGCTTTCTCGAACGCATCGACGCCGTCGACGGCCTCCACCACTTTGAAGCCGGCGCTGGCGAGCGTAAATGAAACCATCTTGCGCATAGAGGCCGAATCGTCGACGGCAAGGATCGAATGCATGGAGGTACCTTGTTAATTTTGGGGGGAGGGTGGCAGGGTGCGGCGCAGCGCCTAGAACAGTTCGATCGAGCCGGCGTCCATTTCGCTTTGCGTCACCGGGTTGGGGTTGCGGGGCATGTGCGTGACCACCATGCCGGCTTCGTTTTCGTCGGGCTCGAGCGCTTGGTCGGCCAAAATATAGGCGCAACCTTTGAGCATTTTGCCAATGTGCACCAGTAGCTGCGAGGACATGTCATGAAACTGCAGCTCGGTCACAGAGGCGTGCAGGCTGCTTTGCAACTCGGCCTTGAGGGCCCCCTCGGGCATTTGCTCGGCGCTCTGCAAGGCGGCATTGAAGCGGTCCAGCAGGTTGGCGGTGGCGTGGTCGAGCAGGCCTTCAAGGCGCTTGAGGTCGTTCATGGCCACCAGCAACGAGTCTTGCAAGTCGGCCACCACCGACACCGGGATCTCGACCAACGGTTCGTCGCTGGGGGCGCTGGGCAAGGCCTCGACCGTGGTGTATTCCTCGCGCGGCCAGCGGCGCTGTTCGTGCGAGGTGGGTGCGGGTGTGTGCATGATGGCGAGCAAAAGGGCAATGTACTCGTTGAAGTTTATCAATCTGGCGCATCTTAGCCTGAAAATTCCAGCTTTAGCGCCTGTGCAAGTTTAGACTCGGGTCTAGAGGCACCCTGTTTTGAACCCTTTGCATCTGCTCCACCTCGAGGACAACCCCGCCGACCACGAATTGGTGCGGCGTTGCTTGGTGCGCGCCGAGTTCGAGGTGCGGCTGACCTTGGTCGAAACCATGGCCGACTTTGAGTCGGCGCTGCGGCAGGGCGAGGCGGACGCGGTGCTGGCCGATTA
Coding sequences within:
- a CDS encoding protein-glutamate methylesterase/protein-glutamine glutaminase codes for the protein MAKIKVVVVDDSALVRSLLSEIINQQSDMQCIGAANDPLQAREMIRELNPDVITLDVEMPKMDGLEFLSRLMKLRPMPVVMVSTLTEQGADTTLRALEMGAVDFVAKPRIGVSSGLKALGEEIVDKIRIASQARVSRHIAAVTPTLARAPETASGAPRPSSLGRLSTEKIICIGASTGGTEAIKEILVELPADAPGIVITQHMPPGFTTSFAARLDSLCRIRVQEAVDGQRILPGHAYIAPGGKQFSIARSGANYVAVVDDSPPVNRHKPSVEVLFKSCARVLGPNAIGVMLTGMGGDGGAAMKEMLDAGSHNIVQDEASCVVFGMPKVAIQHGAASEVLPLKRIAPALLERLQSAGAVRHRI
- the cheD gene encoding chemoreceptor glutamine deamidase CheD, producing the protein MHRSLEHLQTLKTRPRRPGEASFFFHDQHFKYNAAKVLPGEYFVANEDLVIMTVLGSCIAACIWDSRLRIGGMNHFMLPDGGADSSGRYGSYAMELLINELVKQGSSREYMQAKVFGGGAVIAGFTTMNVGERNTKFVLDYLATERIPVVSKDVLDIYPRKVVFFPVSGKAMVKRLAHAHPDTLEAQERQGMATKVVQSTAGGSVDLF
- a CDS encoding CheR family methyltransferase; translation: MQDQAEAVQSREFAWTESDFRRIKDLIYRHAGISLHDGKQAMVYSRISRRLRETRHRSFSDYLQWLESQGDADEWQAFVNALTTNLTSFFRENHHFEELARLVRAAPPGHDWKIWCSAASTGEEPYSIAITLADALGLDGRFRIWASDIDTKVLATGARGVYKLEGLKNLSQTQLQKYFLKGKGDNAGLARVRPELQRHIEFFTLNLIEDNWSLRESFDVVFCRNVMIYFDHATQRQVLARMHRLLKPGGALFVGHAENFSDVKTLFALRGKTIYEKV
- a CDS encoding chemotaxis protein CheA; translation: MADAKNDGFDLTQFYQIFFEEAGENLEQMEQQLLNLDLETVDDEELNAIFRCAHSIKGGAATFGFEDVAELTHQMEGLLDKLRRHELKPTAPMVDVLLESSDALKGLLARHQGSSAAVPETAGLVQRIRVLASGAAPVAAAPAPAPAPAPAPAPAPAPAPAPAPAPAPAPAPAPAPASFGGMPAASAAGVERSLQARIGPLSDTAQADPIKDLFRDIVGLGHITAERDEGGCRIYDIHTTSSDAELLDLFAFHVAKDAIRLQAASPAAAAPDTPSDVIEQGYGLFAGAPGSPVPGSSVTASGTVVPEPDLVQGYGLFAGALGNRVTPQSHAQELLHEGPNTGAAATEPGSKPAEAAKSTRPVAAAAAAAQPEATTLRVSVSKIDQLINQVGELVITQAMLAQNSRALDSTLNQQLLAGLADLERNTRDLQESIMSIRMIPMSVVFSRFPRMLRDLASKLGKKVELVTQGEATELDKGLIEKITDPLTHLIRNSCDHGIELPADRVARGKPETGTITLSAAHQGGSILIEVRDDGKGLSRPKLIEKARAKGIHAPDDMSDQEVWQLIFAPGFSTADVVTDVSGRGVGMDVVMKNISSLGGTVELDSAEGFGMSVKVRLPLTLAIMDGMTVRVSDEVYILPLSSVVESFQVESNTINTVAQNSQLVKVREEYMPVIKTDRTFGVPRPRADESANSIMVVVESDGARVALMVDELLGQQQVVIKNLESNYKKVPNVSGATILGDGRVSLILDTSALVRRSRQA
- a CDS encoding response regulator, coding for MHSILAVDDSASMRKMVSFTLASAGFKVVEAVDGVDAFEKAEKQPFDLVLTDQNMPRLDGIGLTRKLREHPHFKQTPILILTTESSDQMKQAGRAAGATGWLVKPFDPARLIEVIRKVIV